The genome window CGAGCAAGATCGTCACCCTGCTCTCCCCGCGCCTGGGGGTGGTCCGCGCCGTGGCCAAGGGCGCCCGGCGCTCCAAGGCCCGGCTGGCTGCGGGCAGTGTGGCGCTGCGCCTGATCGACGCCCTGCTCTACCGGCGCGAGGGTCGGGAGCTGGATATCCTCTCCGAGGCCCAGGTCCAGTGGTCGCCGGACCGGCTGGCCGCGGACTGGCGCCTGTACCTGGAGGCGGGTCGGCTGACCGAGGTGGTTCTGGCCACGGCGGGGGGCGGCACGGATCCCGCCGCCGACTTCACCCTGCTGCGCACCGCCCTGGAGCTGTTGGAGGGTGGCCTCGAGCCCCGTCTGGTCCGGTTATTCCATCTCAAGGGTCACCTGCTCAACCATGGTCTTTGGCCGCGGTTGGAGGTCTGCGCCGCCTGCGGCGAAGCCATCGACGGCCCGCTGGAGCTGGACGTTGCCGCGGGTGCGGCCTACCATCCCCGGCATCGTCAAGGTCCGACCCGCCGGTTGACGGCGGGAGCCGCCAAGCTGATCGCCGGGATCCATCGCCGGGCCGTCCTGAGCGCCCGTCAGGGTGGCGAGGTCGTCGACGAGGCCCTGGGGGCCGTCGAGGCCGTGGCCGGCTACCACCTGGACCTGCACAGCCGCAATTCGACCCTGCGCCGCTCGGCGGAATCGCTGCTGGCCAGGGTTCGCGAGGACGGCCCACCACCTGCCCGCTGAGGTATCGCTCAACCGACCGCTACGGCGTTGGTCTACCGCCGCGGTCGACCTTTTCAACCGTTTCAACCCGTCGCACCACTTCCGGGGGAATCAGCATGCCCAAGCAAGTCGCCATCAACGGCTTCGGCCGCATCGGCCGCGCCGTTTTCCGCTACAATCATCGCCACGGCCTGTTCAACGTGGCGGCCATCAACGACATCACCGACGCCGCCACCCTGGCCCATCTGCTCAAGCACGACTCCGTCTTCGGCGGCTTGGACGCCGCGGTGGAGGTCGCCGGCGACCGGCTCATCGTCGACGGTAAAGAGATTCGCGTCCTGGCCGAGCGCGACCCCGCCGAGCTGCCCTGGGCCGAGCTGGGCGTCGAGGTGGTCCTCGAATCCACCGGCATCTTCCGCGACCGCGCCGGCGCTTCCAAGCACCTCGCGGCCGGCGCCGAGCGCGTGCTGATCAGCGCCCCGGCCAAGGAGCCCGACGTGACCGTCGTGCTGGGCGTCAACTTCGAGGCCTACGACCCGGCCGAGCACCGGATCATCTCCAACGCCAGCTGCACCACCAACTGTCTGGCCCCGGTGGTCAAGGTCCTGCACGACAACTTCGGCGTGGCCAACGGCTACATGACGACGATCCACTCCTACACCAACGATCAGAAGATCCTCGACCTGCCGCACAAGGACCTGCGCCGGGCCCGGGCGGCGGCGATCAACATCATCCCCACCACCACGGGGGCCGCCAAGGCCACCACCGTCGTTATGCCCGAACTCGAGGGCCGCCTCGACGGCATGGCCGTTCGCGTTCCGACGCCGGACGGCTCCCTGGTCGACCTGACCTGCGTGCTGGAGCGCGAGGCCGCCGCCGAGGAGATCAACGCGGCGATGCGCGCCGCCGCCGAGGGCGAACTGCAGGGTATCCTGGCCTACTCGACGGAGCACCTGGTCTCCACGGACATCGTCGGCAACCCGGCCAGCTCGATCTTCGACGCCGAGTTCACCAAGGCCCGGGGCAAACTGGCCAAGGTGTTGAGCTGGTACGACAACGAGTGGGGCTACTCCTGCCGCACCGCCGAGGTGATCTCCAAGCTGTGAGCGGTCGGGGGCGGGGGTGAGACGGTGATCTTCTGGCGGAAATGGCTGCGCGACTTCGTCCGCTTCGTGCTCCAGGCCCCGGCCCGGGCGCTGGCCTTCCTGGAGGTCGAGCCGGCCACCCTGACCCTGCTGGGCCTCACGGCGAGCCTGGGCGCCGGGTTCGTCGCCGCCCTGGGCAACCTGAGCGGCACCGCCTGGCTGCTGCTGCTCTCCGGCTTCTTCGACATGACCGACGGCCAGGTCGCCCGCCTCTGCGGCAAGGACTCCCCCGCCGGGGCCTTCCTGGACAGCCTGACCGACCGCCTGGCCGACGGCGCCGTCCTCGTCGGCATCGGTTACTTCTTCGCCGCGCGGGGCGAGCTGCTCTACGTCGCCTTCTCCGGCGCCGCCCTGGTCGCCTCGCTGACCGTCAGCTACGCCAAGGCCCGGGCCGAGAACCTGATCGACGACTGCGCCGTCGGCTTCTGGGAACGGCCCGAACGCCTGGTGCTCCTGGTCCTCGGGGCCTTCATCGGCCCCACGGCTCTGGGGATCGCCATGATCGTGCTGACCGCCGGCGCCCTCTGGACCGCCGGGCGACGCGCCCTGCACACTTTCCGCCGGTTGGCCGAGAGCGAAAGCGACGGCGACGAGCCGCGCTGAACTCGCCTCCCTTGCCTCCAAAGGCCGTTTCGTCGTACAATCGATTTTTCCTCTTCCCGCAAGCTCAGCAGGGGGGTCGAGCCCCATGTCCGGCGAGATCAGAACCGCCGTCGTCGGCGTCGGCAATTGCGCCAGCTCCCTCGTCCAGGGGGTCCGCTACTACGCCGAAGCCGCCGAAGGTGAAGACATCCCCGGCCTGATGCACGCCAACCTCGGCGGCTACCACATAAGCGACATCCGCTTCGTGGCCGCCTTCGACGTCAACGCCGACAAGGTCGGCCTCGACATCGCCGAGGCCGTCGACGTACCGCCCAACAACACCTACCGCTTCGCCCCGGAGCTGCCGCCCACCGGGACCATCGTCCAGCGCGGACCCGTCCTGGACGGCATCGGCAAGTACATCGCCGACCATTTCCCCATCGACGACGCCGAGCCCGTCGACGTGGCCGCGGTGCTGCGCGACAGCGGGGCCGAAGTGCTGATCAACTACCTCCCCGTCGGCAGCGAGCAGGCCACCGCCCACTACGTCGAAGCCGCCCTCGAGGCCGGCGTCGCCGTCATCAACTGCATTCCCGTCTTCATCGCCTGCAAGCCCGAGTGGCGCCGTCGCTTTGAAGAGCGCGGCCTGCCCCTGATCGGCGACGACGTCAAGAGCCAGGTCGGCGCGACCATCGTCCACCGCGTCCTGGCCAAGCTGTTCGAGGACCGCGGCGTTTACGTCAAACGCACCAGCCAGCTCAACGTCGGCGGCAACACCGACTTCCTCAACATGCTCGAGCGCGAGCGGCTGGAGTCCAAACGCATCTCCAAGACCGGCTCGGTGACCAGCAACCTCCACTACCCGCCGATCTCCGACTGCATCCACATCGGACCCAGCGACTACGTCCCCTGGCTCGAGGATCGCAAGTGGGCCCACATCCGGCTCGAGGGCGAGGCCTTCGGCGGTGTGCCGCTAAACATGGAGCTCAAGCTCGAGGTCTGGGACTCGCCCAACTCCGC of Candidatus Coatesbacteria bacterium contains these proteins:
- the recO gene encoding DNA repair protein RecO, which produces MPLVKTAALVLTARPLGDTSKIVTLLSPRLGVVRAVAKGARRSKARLAAGSVALRLIDALLYRREGRELDILSEAQVQWSPDRLAADWRLYLEAGRLTEVVLATAGGGTDPAADFTLLRTALELLEGGLEPRLVRLFHLKGHLLNHGLWPRLEVCAACGEAIDGPLELDVAAGAAYHPRHRQGPTRRLTAGAAKLIAGIHRRAVLSARQGGEVVDEALGAVEAVAGYHLDLHSRNSTLRRSAESLLARVREDGPPPAR
- the gap gene encoding type I glyceraldehyde-3-phosphate dehydrogenase, with product MPKQVAINGFGRIGRAVFRYNHRHGLFNVAAINDITDAATLAHLLKHDSVFGGLDAAVEVAGDRLIVDGKEIRVLAERDPAELPWAELGVEVVLESTGIFRDRAGASKHLAAGAERVLISAPAKEPDVTVVLGVNFEAYDPAEHRIISNASCTTNCLAPVVKVLHDNFGVANGYMTTIHSYTNDQKILDLPHKDLRRARAAAINIIPTTTGAAKATTVVMPELEGRLDGMAVRVPTPDGSLVDLTCVLEREAAAEEINAAMRAAAEGELQGILAYSTEHLVSTDIVGNPASSIFDAEFTKARGKLAKVLSWYDNEWGYSCRTAEVISKL
- a CDS encoding CDP-alcohol phosphatidyltransferase family protein, whose protein sequence is MIFWRKWLRDFVRFVLQAPARALAFLEVEPATLTLLGLTASLGAGFVAALGNLSGTAWLLLLSGFFDMTDGQVARLCGKDSPAGAFLDSLTDRLADGAVLVGIGYFFAARGELLYVAFSGAALVASLTVSYAKARAENLIDDCAVGFWERPERLVLLVLGAFIGPTALGIAMIVLTAGALWTAGRRALHTFRRLAESESDGDEPR
- a CDS encoding inositol-3-phosphate synthase, producing MSGEIRTAVVGVGNCASSLVQGVRYYAEAAEGEDIPGLMHANLGGYHISDIRFVAAFDVNADKVGLDIAEAVDVPPNNTYRFAPELPPTGTIVQRGPVLDGIGKYIADHFPIDDAEPVDVAAVLRDSGAEVLINYLPVGSEQATAHYVEAALEAGVAVINCIPVFIACKPEWRRRFEERGLPLIGDDVKSQVGATIVHRVLAKLFEDRGVYVKRTSQLNVGGNTDFLNMLERERLESKRISKTGSVTSNLHYPPISDCIHIGPSDYVPWLEDRKWAHIRLEGEAFGGVPLNMELKLEVWDSPNSAGVVIDAVRCLKLALDNGLSGVLEGPSAYFKKSPPRQYPDDVAREMVEEFIARYGHN